Part of the Mycolicibacterium mengxianglii genome is shown below.
CGCGAAGGGGCCGACGCCGTGGTGTTCTTCGGCGACGACGTGACCGACGAGAAGGCCTTCCGCCGGTTGCGCACCGACGATGTGGGGGTCAAGGTCGGCCCCGGGGAGACCGCCGCGCGTTATCGCGTCTCGTCACCCGAGGACGTCGCGACGGCCCTGCAGTTCCTGGCCGGTTTGCGACGCTAGCCGGGCGGACCCACGGTGCGGCCGCGGATCAGGTCCGTGGGCAGCACGTCGATCACCGGGAGTCCGTCCCGCGGCGGGCTGTGCAGTAAAGCCCCTGCGCGCCTACCCTTTTCGAGGCTCGGCTGGGACACCGTGGTCAGCCCCCGTTTGATCGCCTCGGGGATGCCGTCGAACCCGGTGACGCTGATCTGCCCCGGAACGTAGACGCCACGGGCACGCAGGTGGTCCATCGCCGAGATCGCCAACACGTCAGCGGTGCACATCAGTGCGGTGATGCGCGGATTGGTCTGCAGGGCCAGTTCGGCCGCACCCCCGCCGGAAGTGGGCCCGTGCTCGTAACTCTCGATGATGGTCAGGCCCTTGTCATCCAGACCCGCCGCGCTCATCGCGTCGCAGACCCCACCGATACGCTCGCTCTGCACATGGAAAAGCTTGGACTCCAACCGATTCGGGTCCGCAACGGTGGCTGACGGATCGCCATCCAGCGGCTCCCTACCCAGCCGCATGGTCAGCAGTCCGATCTCGCGGTGCCCCAGCCCGATCACGTAATCGGCGA
Proteins encoded:
- a CDS encoding LacI family DNA-binding transcriptional regulator; translation: MSRSPAPRRRATLASLAAELKVSRTTISNAYNRPDQLSADLRERVFATAKQLGYAGPDPVARSLRTRKAGAVGLVTTEPLTYSFSDPAALNFVAGLAESCEEVGQGLMMVAVGPSRTVAEGNSSVLSAGVDGFVVYSASADDPYLQSVLDRRLPVVLVDQPRDVPGTSMVCIDDRSAMRELADYVIGLGHREIGLLTMRLGREPLDGDPSATVADPNRLESKLFHVQSERIGGVCDAMSAAGLDDKGLTIIESYEHGPTSGGGAAELALQTNPRITALMCTADVLAISAMDHLRARGVYVPGQISVTGFDGIPEAIKRGLTTVSQPSLEKGRRAGALLHSPPRDGLPVIDVLPTDLIRGRTVGPPG